From a region of the Streptomyces venezuelae genome:
- a CDS encoding citrate synthase produces MSDNSVVLRYADGEYTYPVVESTVGDQGFDISKLRAQTGLVTLDSGYGNTAAYKSAITYLDGEQGILRYRGYPIEQLAERSTFIEVAYLLINGELPTVDQLASFRNEITQHTLLHEDVKRFYDGFPRDAHPMAMLSSVVSALSTFYQDSHNPFDEKQRHLSTIRLLAKLPTIAAYAYKKSVGHPVVYPRNDLGYVENFLRMTFSVPAQEYDLDPVVVSALDKLLILHADHEQNCSTSTVRLVGSSQANMFASISAGISALWGPLHGGANQSVLEMLEGIKNDGGDVDAFIRKVKNKEDGVRLMGFGHRVYKSFDPRAKIIKAAAHDVLSALGKSDELLDIALKLEEHALADDYFVERNLYPNVDFYTGLIYRAMGFPTEMFTVLFALGRLPGWIAQWHEMIKEPGSRIGRPRQIYTGEVLRDFVPVEAR; encoded by the coding sequence GTGAGCGACAACTCTGTAGTACTCCGGTACGCGGACGGTGAATACACCTACCCGGTGGTCGAAAGCACCGTCGGTGACCAGGGCTTCGACATCTCGAAGCTGCGGGCCCAGACCGGGCTCGTCACCTTGGACAGTGGGTACGGCAACACCGCGGCCTACAAGTCCGCGATCACCTACCTCGACGGTGAGCAGGGCATCCTGCGCTACCGCGGCTACCCGATCGAGCAGCTCGCCGAGCGTTCGACCTTCATCGAGGTCGCGTACCTGCTGATCAACGGCGAGCTGCCGACCGTCGACCAGCTCGCGTCGTTCCGCAACGAGATCACCCAGCACACCCTGCTCCACGAGGACGTGAAGCGCTTCTACGACGGCTTCCCGCGTGACGCGCACCCGATGGCGATGCTGTCCTCCGTGGTCAGCGCGCTGTCGACGTTCTACCAGGACAGCCACAACCCGTTCGACGAGAAGCAGCGCCACCTCTCGACGATCCGTCTGCTGGCCAAGCTCCCGACGATCGCGGCCTACGCGTACAAGAAGTCGGTCGGCCACCCGGTGGTCTACCCGCGCAACGACCTCGGCTACGTCGAGAACTTCCTGCGCATGACCTTCTCCGTGCCGGCCCAGGAGTACGACCTGGACCCGGTCGTGGTCTCCGCGCTCGACAAGCTGCTGATCCTGCACGCGGACCACGAGCAGAACTGCTCGACCTCCACCGTGCGCCTGGTCGGCTCCTCGCAGGCGAACATGTTCGCCTCGATCTCCGCCGGCATCTCGGCCCTGTGGGGTCCGCTGCACGGTGGCGCCAACCAGTCCGTCCTGGAGATGCTGGAAGGCATCAAGAACGACGGCGGCGACGTCGACGCCTTCATCCGCAAGGTGAAGAACAAGGAGGACGGCGTCCGCCTCATGGGCTTCGGACACCGTGTCTACAAGAGCTTCGACCCCCGGGCGAAGATCATCAAGGCGGCGGCGCACGACGTCCTCTCGGCGCTCGGCAAGAGCGACGAGCTGCTCGACATCGCGCTCAAGCTGGAAGAGCACGCGCTGGCCGACGACTACTTCGTCGAGCGCAACCTCTACCCGAACGTGGACTTCTACACCGGTCTCATCTACCGGGCGATGGGCTTCCCCACCGAGATGTTCACCGTGCTCTTCGCGCTCGGCCGCCTGCCCGGCTGGATCGCCCAGTGGCACGAGATGATCAAGGAGCCGGGTTCCCGCATCGGCCGCCCGCGCCAGATCTACACCGGCGAGGTCCTGCGCGACTTCGTTCCCGTAGAAGCCCGCTGA
- a CDS encoding DUF937 domain-containing protein: MSHSSFQDDVLGELGDDRMTEIAGLLGTDPSGAREAVTQTLGVMADDLTQKLDADDADGAEVRQAFAEVSEAEPAPQGVAAFGGLGGLLSGGMMAGVLAKLSKPVAAAVSKRTGIPAATVSRVIEMLIPVVLAVLAKRASGQAAGTGAGGTTGGAGTGAGGAARGGPGEILGGGKK, from the coding sequence ATGAGCCACTCTTCATTCCAGGACGACGTGCTGGGCGAACTCGGCGACGACAGGATGACCGAGATCGCGGGTCTGCTCGGCACGGACCCCTCCGGCGCCCGGGAGGCCGTCACGCAGACGCTGGGCGTCATGGCCGACGACCTCACCCAGAAGCTCGACGCGGACGACGCCGACGGCGCGGAGGTGCGCCAGGCCTTCGCCGAGGTCTCCGAGGCCGAACCGGCGCCGCAGGGCGTGGCCGCCTTCGGCGGCCTCGGCGGCCTGCTCAGCGGCGGCATGATGGCCGGCGTGCTGGCCAAACTGAGCAAGCCCGTGGCCGCCGCCGTCTCGAAGCGGACCGGCATCCCCGCGGCCACCGTCAGCCGGGTCATCGAGATGCTGATCCCGGTCGTCCTGGCGGTCCTCGCCAAGCGCGCCTCCGGCCAGGCGGCGGGCACCGGAGCGGGCGGAACGACGGGCGGAGCGGGCACCGGAGCGGGCGGAGCCGCGCGCGGCGGCCCCGGCGAGATCCTCGGCGGTGGCAAGAAATAG
- a CDS encoding heavy metal translocating P-type ATPase, which produces MSSSTVHDGPITAVELSIGGMTCASCAARIEKKLNRMDGVEATVNYATEKARVSYTGDVQVADLIATVVKTGYTAEEPPPPAPEPAAHAADAPEGGREGGGGDEGGQAPAEAPDPALAALRTRLLVSVTLALPVVLLAMIPALQFDNWQWLSLTLAAPVVVWGGLPFHKAAWTNARHGAATMDTLVSVGTLAAFTWSLWALFFGHAGMPGMRHGFDFGVSRTDGSSAIYLEVAAGVVSFILLGRYLEARSKRKAGAALKALLELGAKDVVVLRAGQEVRIPVGALAVGDRFVVRPGEKIATDGTVVEGGSAVDASMLTGESVPVDVAVGDSVTGATVNTSGRLVVEATRIGADTQLARMAKMVEDAQNGKAEVQRLADQISGIFVPVVLVLALGTWITWLLITDDPTAAFTAAVAVLIIACPCALGLATPTALMVGTGRGAQLGILIKGPEVLESTRRVDTVVLDKTGTVTTGRMTLDGVFTAAGVDEHELLRLAGSLEHASEHPIARAVATGAAERAGSLPVPESFENVAGLGVQGVVDGHAVLVGRERLLADWSIELPAGLAEAKAAAEAAGGTAVLVAWDGAARGVLTVADAVKETSTEAVSRLRALGLTPVLLTGDNQAVATTVAREVGIDEVIAEVLPQDKVDVVRRLQAEGRTVAMVGDGVNDAAALAQADLGLAMGTGTDAAIEAGDLTLVRGDLRVAADAIRLSRRTLATIKGNLFWAFGYNVAALPLAAAGLLNPMIAGAAMAFSSVFVVTNSLRLRSFR; this is translated from the coding sequence ATGAGCAGCAGCACAGTGCACGACGGACCGATAACGGCGGTCGAACTCTCGATCGGCGGGATGACATGCGCCTCCTGCGCCGCCCGCATCGAGAAGAAGCTCAACCGGATGGACGGCGTCGAAGCCACGGTGAACTACGCCACCGAGAAGGCCCGCGTCTCCTACACCGGTGACGTGCAGGTCGCCGACCTGATCGCGACCGTCGTCAAGACCGGCTACACCGCCGAGGAGCCCCCGCCTCCCGCACCGGAACCCGCCGCGCACGCCGCCGACGCCCCCGAGGGCGGCCGGGAAGGCGGCGGCGGGGACGAAGGCGGCCAGGCACCGGCGGAGGCCCCCGACCCGGCGCTCGCAGCGCTGCGCACCCGCCTGCTGGTCTCGGTCACGCTCGCCCTGCCCGTCGTCCTGCTCGCGATGATCCCCGCCCTCCAGTTCGACAACTGGCAGTGGCTCTCGCTGACGCTCGCCGCCCCCGTCGTCGTCTGGGGCGGCCTCCCCTTCCACAAGGCCGCCTGGACCAACGCCCGGCACGGCGCCGCCACCATGGACACCCTCGTCTCGGTCGGCACCCTGGCCGCCTTCACCTGGTCGCTGTGGGCCCTGTTCTTCGGCCACGCGGGCATGCCCGGCATGCGGCACGGCTTCGACTTCGGCGTCTCCCGTACCGACGGCTCCTCCGCCATCTACCTGGAGGTGGCGGCCGGCGTCGTCTCCTTCATCCTGCTGGGCCGCTACCTGGAGGCCCGCTCCAAGCGGAAGGCGGGCGCGGCCCTCAAGGCCCTGCTGGAGCTGGGCGCCAAGGACGTCGTCGTCCTGCGCGCGGGCCAGGAGGTCCGGATCCCCGTGGGCGCCCTCGCGGTCGGCGACCGGTTCGTCGTCCGGCCCGGCGAGAAGATCGCCACCGACGGCACCGTCGTCGAGGGCGGCTCCGCCGTGGACGCCTCCATGCTGACCGGCGAGTCCGTCCCGGTCGACGTCGCCGTGGGCGACTCCGTCACCGGGGCCACCGTGAACACCTCCGGGCGCCTGGTCGTCGAGGCCACCCGGATCGGCGCCGACACCCAGCTCGCCCGGATGGCGAAGATGGTGGAGGACGCGCAGAACGGCAAGGCCGAGGTGCAGCGCCTCGCCGACCAGATCTCCGGGATCTTCGTACCCGTCGTCCTCGTGCTCGCCCTCGGCACCTGGATCACCTGGCTGCTGATCACCGATGACCCCACCGCCGCCTTCACCGCCGCCGTGGCCGTCCTGATCATCGCCTGCCCGTGCGCCCTGGGCCTGGCCACCCCGACCGCGCTGATGGTGGGCACCGGGCGGGGTGCGCAGCTCGGCATCCTGATCAAGGGCCCCGAGGTACTGGAATCCACCCGCCGGGTGGACACCGTCGTCCTGGACAAGACCGGCACCGTCACCACCGGCCGGATGACCCTCGACGGCGTCTTCACCGCCGCGGGCGTCGACGAGCACGAACTCCTGCGCCTCGCCGGATCGCTGGAGCACGCCTCGGAGCACCCGATCGCCCGGGCCGTCGCCACCGGGGCGGCCGAGCGGGCCGGCTCCCTGCCGGTGCCGGAGTCCTTCGAGAACGTCGCCGGACTCGGCGTCCAGGGAGTGGTCGACGGACACGCCGTCCTGGTGGGCCGCGAGCGGCTGCTGGCCGACTGGTCGATCGAGCTGCCCGCCGGGCTGGCCGAGGCCAAGGCGGCCGCAGAGGCCGCGGGCGGCACCGCAGTCCTGGTCGCCTGGGACGGCGCGGCGCGCGGGGTCCTGACCGTGGCCGACGCCGTCAAGGAGACCAGCACCGAGGCGGTCTCCCGGCTGCGGGCGCTGGGCCTCACCCCGGTCCTTCTCACGGGCGACAACCAGGCCGTCGCCACGACGGTGGCCCGCGAGGTGGGCATCGACGAGGTGATCGCCGAGGTCCTGCCGCAGGACAAGGTGGACGTCGTACGCCGCCTGCAGGCCGAGGGACGTACGGTCGCGATGGTCGGCGACGGGGTCAACGACGCGGCGGCGCTGGCCCAGGCGGACCTGGGGCTGGCCATGGGCACCGGCACGGACGCGGCCATCGAGGCGGGCGACCTGACCCTCGTACGGGGTGACCTCCGGGTCGCGGCGGACGCGATCCGGCTCTCGCGCCGGACCCTGGCCACGATCAAGGGCAACCTGTTCTGGGCCTTCGGCTACAACGTGGCGGCCCTGCCGCTGGCGGCCGCCGGTCTGCTCAACCCGATGATCGCGGGGGCCGCGATGGCCTTCTCCTCGGTGTTCGTCGTGACCAACAGCCTGCGGTTGCGGTCCTTCCGCTAG
- a CDS encoding EamA family transporter, with the protein MRPAHTALAVLVAAVWGFNFVVIEIGLDHFPPLLLSALRFLVAALPAVFFVGRPKAGWKWIAGVGIALGVAKFGLLFTGMDAGMPAGLSSLVLQIQAVFTAVLAAVVLRERPGRVRLLGMAVALAGIAVAAVDGGTSGPVLGFTLVVAAAACWGVSNVLTRKAAPPDALNFMVWVCTVPVLPLLALSLLLEGPERDLAALRALDWSGAAVIGYVAWVSTVFGFAAWSYLLRRYPASSVAPFSLLVPVFGMSSAALVLGESVSGLRWLAAVLLVGGVALTSLAPARAVNRTGVGSGVSAGSPPAAAAASPAPSGSLRTSGAAAPRSG; encoded by the coding sequence ATGCGTCCCGCACACACCGCACTCGCCGTGCTCGTCGCCGCCGTCTGGGGCTTCAACTTCGTGGTCATCGAGATCGGCCTCGACCACTTCCCGCCGCTGCTGCTGTCCGCCCTGCGCTTCCTCGTCGCCGCTCTGCCCGCCGTGTTCTTCGTCGGGCGGCCCAAGGCGGGCTGGAAGTGGATCGCCGGGGTCGGGATCGCCCTCGGCGTCGCCAAGTTCGGGCTGCTCTTCACCGGCATGGACGCCGGCATGCCGGCCGGCCTGTCCTCGCTCGTCCTGCAGATCCAGGCCGTCTTCACCGCCGTCCTCGCCGCCGTCGTGCTCCGCGAGCGGCCGGGCCGGGTCCGGCTGCTGGGGATGGCCGTGGCGCTCGCCGGGATCGCGGTCGCCGCGGTGGACGGCGGGACCTCCGGGCCGGTGCTGGGCTTCACGCTGGTCGTGGCGGCCGCCGCCTGCTGGGGCGTGTCCAACGTCCTGACCCGCAAGGCCGCCCCGCCCGACGCCCTGAACTTCATGGTGTGGGTGTGCACGGTCCCGGTCCTGCCGCTGCTGGCGCTCTCGCTGCTGCTGGAGGGCCCTGAGCGGGACCTGGCCGCGCTGCGGGCGCTGGACTGGTCCGGGGCGGCCGTCATCGGTTACGTCGCCTGGGTGTCCACCGTCTTCGGCTTCGCCGCCTGGAGCTACCTGCTGCGCCGCTACCCGGCCTCCTCGGTGGCCCCGTTCTCGCTGCTGGTCCCCGTCTTCGGGATGTCCTCCGCGGCCCTGGTCCTCGGCGAGTCCGTCTCGGGGCTGCGCTGGCTGGCGGCCGTACTGCTGGTGGGCGGGGTGGCGCTGACCTCGCTGGCTCCCGCGCGCGCCGTGAACCGTACGGGGGTCGGTTCGGGCGTCAGCGCGGGTAGCCCTCCTGCAGCGGCAGCCGCCAGTCCTGCCCCGTCAGGCTCACTCCGTACGAGCGGTGCGGCCGCTCCGAGATCAGGGTGA
- a CDS encoding LysR family transcriptional regulator: protein MLDLARLRALHAVSVHGSVAGAAAALGYTPSAVSQQISKLERETRTTLLERRGRGVALTEEAHHLADAAQELLAIVERTETTLEERRGQPSGLLTVAAFASAARGLLPQVLADLARRHPALDVRLTEVDPHLSVDLVARGVTDLAVAHDWDIAPLPAPEGIEQAVIGDDLCDLVVPAGHPFTARRVIRRSDLGGERWVCQPPGRVCHDWLVRTLRTAGFEPDIAHVAEENHTIVALVAAGLGVAVVPRLGTGALPPGAVTVPLEPGPVRRLYALWRTGAARRPAITEAVRSLQEHWAARQEA, encoded by the coding sequence ATGCTCGATCTGGCCCGGCTGCGCGCCCTGCACGCCGTCTCCGTCCACGGCTCGGTCGCGGGCGCGGCGGCCGCCCTCGGCTACACCCCCTCGGCGGTCTCCCAGCAGATCTCCAAGCTGGAACGCGAGACCCGCACCACCCTGCTGGAGCGGCGCGGACGCGGGGTCGCACTCACCGAGGAGGCGCACCATCTGGCCGACGCCGCCCAGGAGTTGCTGGCGATCGTGGAGCGTACCGAGACCACCCTGGAGGAGCGGCGCGGGCAGCCCAGCGGGCTGCTGACGGTGGCCGCGTTCGCGTCCGCCGCACGCGGGCTGCTCCCGCAGGTACTGGCGGACCTGGCCCGGCGGCATCCGGCGCTGGACGTCCGGCTCACCGAGGTGGACCCGCACCTGTCCGTGGACCTGGTGGCCCGGGGGGTCACCGATCTCGCGGTGGCCCACGACTGGGACATCGCCCCGCTGCCCGCGCCGGAGGGGATCGAGCAGGCCGTCATCGGGGACGACCTCTGCGACCTGGTCGTGCCGGCCGGCCATCCCTTCACCGCGCGCCGCGTCATCCGGCGCTCCGACCTGGGCGGCGAGCGCTGGGTCTGCCAGCCGCCCGGCCGGGTCTGCCACGACTGGCTCGTACGGACCCTGCGCACCGCCGGGTTCGAGCCCGACATCGCGCACGTCGCGGAGGAGAACCACACCATCGTCGCCCTGGTCGCGGCCGGGCTCGGGGTGGCCGTCGTCCCCCGGCTGGGCACCGGGGCACTGCCGCCGGGGGCCGTGACCGTACCGCTGGAACCGGGCCCCGTACGCCGGTTGTACGCCCTGTGGCGGACCGGGGCGGCCCGGCGGCCCGCGATCACGGAGGCGGTACGGAGCCTGCAGGAGCACTGGGCGGCGCGGCAGGAGGCGTGA
- a CDS encoding ATP-dependent RecD-like DNA helicase, giving the protein MAAEGAPQAVQLAVVDGVLERITYANEENGYTVARVDTGRGSGDLLTVVGSLLGAQPGESLRMEGRWGSHPQYGRQFTVENYRTVLPATIQGIRRYLGSGLIKGIGPKIADRIVEHFGTDTLDVIEAEPKRLIEVPGLGPKRTKLIGAAWEEQKAIKEVMVFLQGVGVSTSIAVRIYKKYADASISVVKNQPYRLAADVWGIGFLTADRIAQAVGIPHDSPERVKAGLQYALSQSTDQGHCFLPEDRLIADGVKLLQVDTGLVIDCLAELAADPEGVVRESVPDPQGGPDPLTAVYLVPFHRAELSLVGQVRRLLHAEDDRMPGFQDVDWEKALGWLAGRTGATLAPEQRDAVKLALTRRVAVLTGGPGCGKSFTVRSIVELARAKKARVVLAAPTGRAAKRLAELTGAEASTVHRLLELKPGGDAAYDRERPLEADLVVVDEASMLDLLLANKLVKAVAPGAHLLLVGDVDQLPSVGAGEVLRDLLAEGGPVPAVRLTRIFRQAQQSGVVTNAHRINTGLPPITDGLPDFFLFPEEDTEAAGVLAVDVAARRIPARFGLDPRRDVQVLAPMHRGPAGAGNLNGLLQQAMTPARPNLPEKRFGGRVFRVGDKVTQIRNNYEKGANGVFNGTVGVVTGLDVDEQRLTVRTEEDEEIVYEFGELDELAHAYAVTIHRSQGSEYPAVVIPVTTGAWMMLQRNLLYTAVTRAKKLVVLVGSRKALGQAVRTVSAGRRYTAVAARLSGRIPVGNIT; this is encoded by the coding sequence ATGGCAGCAGAGGGGGCGCCGCAGGCGGTGCAACTGGCGGTGGTCGACGGCGTGCTCGAACGCATCACCTACGCCAACGAGGAGAACGGGTACACGGTCGCCCGGGTCGACACCGGGCGCGGCAGCGGTGACCTGCTCACGGTGGTCGGCTCGCTGCTCGGTGCCCAGCCCGGCGAGTCCCTGCGCATGGAGGGCCGCTGGGGCTCCCATCCGCAGTACGGCAGGCAGTTCACCGTGGAGAACTACCGGACCGTGCTCCCCGCGACCATCCAGGGCATCCGTCGCTACCTGGGCTCCGGTCTGATCAAGGGCATCGGCCCGAAGATCGCCGACCGGATCGTGGAGCACTTCGGCACCGACACCCTCGACGTGATCGAGGCCGAGCCGAAACGGCTGATCGAGGTACCCGGGCTCGGCCCCAAGCGGACGAAACTGATCGGCGCGGCCTGGGAGGAGCAGAAGGCCATCAAGGAGGTCATGGTCTTCCTCCAGGGCGTCGGCGTCTCCACCTCCATCGCCGTGCGCATCTACAAGAAGTACGCCGACGCCTCCATCTCCGTCGTGAAGAACCAGCCCTACCGGCTCGCCGCCGACGTGTGGGGCATCGGCTTCCTCACCGCTGACCGCATCGCCCAGGCCGTCGGCATCCCGCACGACAGTCCCGAACGGGTCAAGGCAGGCCTGCAGTACGCCCTGTCCCAGTCCACCGACCAGGGGCACTGCTTCCTGCCCGAGGACCGGCTCATCGCCGACGGGGTCAAGCTGCTCCAGGTGGACACGGGGCTGGTGATCGACTGCCTGGCCGAGCTCGCCGCCGACCCGGAAGGGGTCGTACGGGAGTCCGTACCGGATCCGCAGGGCGGGCCGGATCCGCTGACCGCCGTGTATCTGGTGCCCTTCCACCGGGCCGAGCTGTCCCTGGTCGGGCAGGTACGCCGGCTGCTGCACGCCGAGGACGACCGGATGCCGGGCTTCCAGGACGTGGACTGGGAGAAGGCCCTGGGCTGGCTCGCCGGGCGGACGGGGGCCACGCTCGCCCCCGAGCAGCGGGACGCCGTGAAGCTGGCGCTGACCCGCCGGGTCGCCGTCCTCACGGGCGGGCCCGGCTGCGGGAAGTCCTTCACCGTGCGCTCGATCGTCGAGCTGGCCCGGGCGAAGAAGGCCAGGGTGGTGCTGGCCGCGCCCACCGGACGGGCGGCGAAGCGGCTGGCCGAGCTCACCGGGGCCGAGGCCTCCACGGTGCACCGGCTGCTCGAACTCAAACCGGGCGGGGACGCGGCGTACGACCGGGAGCGGCCGCTGGAGGCGGACCTGGTCGTCGTCGACGAGGCCTCGATGCTGGACCTGCTGCTGGCCAACAAGCTGGTCAAGGCGGTGGCGCCCGGGGCGCACCTGCTGCTGGTCGGCGATGTGGACCAGCTGCCGTCGGTCGGCGCGGGGGAGGTGCTGCGGGACCTGCTGGCCGAGGGCGGCCCGGTGCCCGCGGTCCGCCTGACCCGGATCTTCCGGCAGGCCCAGCAGTCGGGCGTGGTCACCAACGCCCACCGGATCAACACCGGACTGCCGCCGATCACGGACGGGCTGCCGGACTTCTTCCTCTTCCCGGAGGAGGACACCGAGGCGGCCGGGGTGCTGGCCGTGGACGTGGCGGCCCGAAGGATTCCGGCCAGATTCGGGCTCGACCCGCGCCGGGACGTCCAGGTGCTCGCCCCGATGCACCGCGGCCCCGCCGGCGCCGGAAACCTCAACGGACTGCTCCAGCAGGCCATGACGCCGGCCCGGCCGAATCTGCCGGAGAAGAGGTTCGGCGGCCGGGTCTTCCGGGTGGGCGACAAGGTGACCCAGATCCGGAACAACTACGAGAAGGGCGCCAACGGCGTCTTCAACGGCACCGTCGGCGTGGTCACCGGCCTGGACGTGGACGAACAGCGCCTGACGGTACGGACGGAGGAGGATGAGGAGATCGTGTACGAGTTCGGTGAGCTCGACGAGCTGGCCCACGCGTACGCCGTCACCATCCACCGTTCACAGGGGAGTGAATATCCGGCCGTGGTGATCCCCGTCACCACCGGGGCCTGGATGATGCTCCAGCGAAACCTGCTCTACACGGCGGTGACCAGGGCGAAGAAACTGGTCGTCCTCGTCGGGTCCCGCAAGGCCCTCGGTCAGGCTGTGCGTACCGTTTCCGCAGGCAGGAGGTACACGGCGGTCGCTGCCCGGCTGTCCGGCCGGATACCGGTGGGAAACATCACCTAG